The genomic region TCTAATGCTTATTTAAGGCTTCAAAAGGTTGGTTTTAATGTTCAGCAATACCAATTGTACCTTGAGTTTAGTGGTTAAGAGTCCACACTCCATTAATCCTTAATGTTCAGCAATgattttgacttttcatttctaaTTTTGGTTCTAACCTTGTTCTTTCAGAATAACAATCTGATATACTCCTTGTTGTACTTTCCTcgtcaattatttatttattttaattttggtGTGTATTACTCAGTTAACTATTTCTATTTTTGTCAAGTGGACATGCAAGAGcattcttaatttatcattatttttctcttctttttgtcatttccTTGATCTTTGTACCAGTCTGAATAGATACAAATGACCGGAGGTAGTATAAGCTTGTTTTATTGACGAGTCTTATAAGAGACGGTATAGGACGTCATAAATGCGTATTCAACATAAAACCCACCCCAAAACCTTAAAGTCCTATCTCCTGACTTTTTGAACGGTATTAGCTTTGATTTTTCTATGTTCCAAATTGATTTGGGACAACCTACTGTCCTACATAACAGTAGCTGATGGCAACTTCTACTTCCTTATTAGAATTTTGAATACAGTTACAGATATGTGTATTTTTAATAGTAACTTTCAAGATCATTAATTGATGTCTACTACTGTATAGTACTCCGATCACGAAACTTAATAAGTTAAATTAATTGTAAAATGCTTGATGGGTTTAGTGTCGTTACGCAATGCGAGGGTTGTCTCCTCTGTGCCAAGCACAGTCATTGCGGATTTGCATGAGGAAGTTTATAATTCGTAATATGTTTAAGTGAATACATCTCGGGACGAGAATCAATATGATTATAACCAGTTAAGAATGGTCTGGCTCATGCCATACCTGCATAATCTGTATGTTTAATCATTAATGATGGTGATGTTAACTTAATTGGACCAGCTCACAATCCCATACAAACCCCAAATGAGATGTGGTTTTTGGGACCACATGACCTGGCTTCACTTATCAATCAATTTACTAGTACATGAATTTCCTATGATATTATTTATATCTCTTAAGTTTCATATGTTTCCATTAATTCGTCAACTTGTTTGATGTAAACCCGCATGTTAGAATAACGTCCCGAATTTATTGATGCGATGAAAGCGAGGGTAGGTGGTCCGAGCATTTGCCATACTTTCACTAAGCTAACTCATTTCCAAAAAAAATGAGGCCGTGACATTGTAACAGAATGTCGATAATTTGGCTGTGACATGAATTACCTAGCAACAtgtttttgtgaaacttggttattGTTAGGGAAAAGTTCTTAGTGTGCGGTATGTCTTTGATGCAGGGAATGATTATTATGTGGATGACAACCGTTCTTCCGAAAATAAAGCCTCCACCGTGTAACCCATTAGTCCCCAACAACACCTGTCAATCCCCGACTGCAGGGCAATACGCGTTTCTAATCCTTGCTTTTATTCTAATGTCAATTGGGGCTGGTGGCATTAGGCCTTGCTCTCAGGCGTTTGGTGCCGATCAAGTGCATCAGAGAGAAAATTCCAAGAATAAGAGGGTTTTAGAGACTTTCTTTAACTGGTATTATGCTTGCACTTGTCTTTCAGTTGTTATCGCCTTGACAGTGGTTGTGTACATTCAAGATCATTTTGGGTGGAGGATCGGGTTTGGAGTTCCCGTTATCCTTATGTTCTTATCTGCAGTCTCTTTCTTTGTTGCTTCTCGGTGGTATTTAACCATGAAGGTACAAAGAAGTCTGTTTACCAGCTTGACTCAAGTCATTGTTGCAGCTTATAAGAACAGAAAAACGAGTCTTTCGATTCAaggctcaaatgtgcaatattaCCAAACAAAAGATATGATATCGTCAAACCCAAGTGATAAATTAAGGTTTGACTTAGTTTTTTTTGTCGTACGATAATTGCTCTCTTTTGTATGTTGTAATTCTAGCATTTTGGGACAATCgacttacatttttactcgtaatTGTAGGTTTCTGAACAAAGCCTGCATCATTCAGGATCCTGACGATATTACCCCTGAAGGGTTGCCGAGAAATGCATGGAGACTCTGCACAGTTGATGATGTTGAAGGGTTGAAGTCCCTTCTTAGAGTCCTCCCGGTTTGGTCATCTACAGTTATGATGTCGGTTACTGTAAGTGTAGGTTCATTCCCGGTCCTGTTAGCCATGACGATGGACAGACACTTGGGCTCAAAGTTTGAAATCCCGGCTGCCTCTTTTAGTACGTTTCTAGTCGTTGTCATAGTAGTTTGGATTCCCATCTATGACCGCGTACTCCTTCCTACAACATCAAAGATATGTGGCAGACCTGTTAGACTCAACGTAAAGCTAAGAATGGGAATCGGTCTCTTTTGCTCCTTCATGTCAATGGTGGCCGCCGGGACTGTAGAGAGTATTCGTAGACAAAAGGCCATAGTAGCGGGTTTTGAAAACAATCCAATGGGTGTAATCCAAATGTCCGCCATGTGGACGATTCCTCAATATATCTTTGGTGGTTTAGCCGAGGCCTTCAATGGAATCGGACAAACAGAATTCTACTACTCCGAGCTCCCCAAGAACATGTCAAGTATCGCAACTTGTCTCAATGGTGTAGGGATGGCATTCGGAAGCTTAATCGCCAGCTTGATATTAAACGTGGTGAACGGAATTACTAAAAAACAAGGGAAGGAAGGTTGGATAGCGAGTAACGTGAACCAAGGTCACTACGACTATTACTATTGGCTTCTCGCTATATTGAGCTTCCTGAATCTATTTTACTACATGTATTGTAGTTGGGCATACGGACCGCTCATCGAGCAAAGAAAAAAGGTTGTTCCTAGGGAGACTAAGGAAGAAGAGTTGGCTATGCTTAGGAACACAAGTAGGCATGAAAAGGGTGAATTGCAAGATAATTTTAAGGTGTTGAAATGAATTTGGGCAAAGGTTTGATATATTTATGGTTTTGAATATGATGATATAGGTGTGATTGCTTAAATTATATGCCAAAATTATGGCATATTAGAATGTAGATGGTTTGTTGTGTTTTTTGACCTGTCAATATCATGTTACAAAATTTTTAACCTTGTTTCAtagttttttttcctcttttttattttattttttgagtGTTGTGCTTGTAAATTAATTGTGATTGAAGTTATATTATAATTATATATTAATGTAATTGATATAAAATTCTCCGTGGCTTCATTATACTTCCTCAGTTCCGAATGTTCcagtgaatagtttacatttgatttattttgtgaggggaaataaAGTAAATGTAACTAATGACTGGGACGGAAGGAGTATGCTAACTCTGAAAATATCCCTAGCTTATGGACCGGTGCACCGTGCACCTACACATCCAGGGGTGTTTGTAACGGCAGAAAGACAAGTAATGCCGAACTATATGGTCTCGGATTAACTTAAAAGTTTTCGACTTTTCGTTTACCGAATATTTGTACCGAAAATCTTAGTTAATTAATGAAAATCTGACAACAAGTGTAAACTAAGTAGGCAATTTGGTAAAGATTGTCAGATAAAGAAGAAGATGGCAATTTTTTTTTGCTCTGAAGTACAGTAGTTCAGATAACAACTATAGATCTATAGTTGACAATATGACATACAGGTTGATTAGCAGGTAGTGTAATTGTTTATTAGATGTGAAATACAGTAGTTGAATTTGGTCTTAATTTATTACTGTAATGGAAGTAACATGGAGAGATGGGTATTTAGTGTGTGGCATTGACTAGAGTTTGTTGAACTTGAAACCAAGTTAACTTTTTGCTTTAATGGCTTGGACTTACTACCAATGATTGAAATCTGTGCATCATTGAGATGATCTAGAGAGAATTTataaaattctcatttaagatgaAAGTTttcattttaaatttaaaacggATCAAATAATAACTCATTTAAGATAAAAGTTttcattttaaatttaaaatggaTCAAATAATAACTCATTTGTATATATAAGATCATAAGACAAACATTTTGTTATTCCTTAGATATATCATTTTTGTCTTATTCATACACACCCGACTCTCGGAGTCGGGATTTATTATTACATTATTTGCGTAAGAAATTAGACAAAAGATGAGGTTGACAGATAAAGTAGACTTCTTAAGGGGATGATCGGAGCTGTCTAATTGAGCTAacatttcttttctcttctttatcAACTGAGTTTCTGGGAAGTACAAATAAAGTAAACAAGCTATGTTTTCAAAAGATTATTCTCCTTTTCCCTCACACAAGATGTTTCATAAGGTACCTGTGAAGCATACGCGTACTCGGATTGCAACCCGTTTATCAAGAGAAGAGGAGTGCAACTTACCCTAAAAATTGTTCAATAAACAAATTGAACCCATGATCTCTAACTAAAAAGTAGTCTTAACAACCACTAGATTCACATAATTTATGTGCTCATTTACTAAGCAAAATTGTAATTATTTTCGGGTAGAAGGGAGTGCAGTCCTGCAGATGAACATCAGAAACACCCTGCTTGAGTGCAAATTAGCCTTGTCAGTCACCAAAGGAAAAACCGGCAGACTTGAATCATGGACAACAACCTTAGTGGGTCCATGGAGGATTCGAGAACCAGGAGATGTGAGGATATTACAAGTTGAGGACACACTCAAACTAACTTGTGTTAGGACAAGCGGGCTTAGCACTAGTGATAATGAAAGGAGTTGAATCTTTGTTGACGTCTGTCATATAATCTTTGATTTCCGCTTTTGTGGAcatctcctcctcttcttcttacCGCGCTCTCTAGTGATGCCTCTCCCTAGACGCCTCAGTATTAAGGATTCAAACTGTTATGGTggataattctttttttttttttatcataaaaccTCACCTTTTTACCTTTAAGGAGCTTTTATAAGATTGTCCTAAAATCCTTAGTCGAAAATTTCCCCCACCCTTTTTGAAGAACTCAAAAAATGTCTTCCTAGAAAAAGTGCTCATTCTTCTTGTTGGGTTAAAGTTCAAATCCATATCACATGTACTTTGAGCATCTGACACCACCCTCTTCACAATCTCGGAATCCTTTATGCTCAAATAAGATTCCGTGCTACTTAAGAGAGACTTATTGTTGGGAATAATCACAATTCCAATTTAATGAGGGTAAATGGAATGGGTAAACTTCAACTTAAAATATCTAACTTGGGTGATATAACTAGTTCAAACTCCCGGTGTATATACCAGTTCTCTTATGTTGTGCCATGAATTTGAAAGAAAGCTCATTACATCCGAAGTAGGATGACTTTATCCAAAACTCGTTGAATGAGTAACATTGAATCGTTGATCATGCATAGAAACTTATGTTACTCAAACTCGAATTCGATTAAAATTGATGTGACGAATCAAATATTATGGCAACTCGAAAAATCAAATTCATCCAGACTAGTTGGGAATAAATGTGGAACAATCAACTACCTGTCTACTTGTGCTTCTCTGAATGTTCTTGTCTATGTTTTTTCATCATTCATGTCCTATGGATATTTACACTTTTGCACGTGCACGAGGTGGTCGATCATCATAGATTGGGGCCTAAAACATCCTATCCCACTCAAATACACAATTGGTGGTTGTTGCTGAAAGAGACTTCTTTAGATCCGTTAACAAAACAGTTAAAATATCCTTTTTAACGATGATAAAAGATAATTTGGTAATTACATTTGATATTATATCATCCCCTCTCGGAGTTATGACTGATATCAACAAATCTCTCTTGTGACGGACATATCCCTCACAAGCTTGCGACTGATCAAGTAATACCCATGTgggtaaataagacaaaacagaATGCTAGTCCCTagcattctgcttttgtcttatccaCCCCACATGGATAAtacttgacccgtcgcaagcttgcgacggatatgcccgtcacaaatgagaatttatgtAAAAACATTGTAGAAGATTAGTGACCAGTTGGTTTCCCTTATGACGGATCATTTTAGTCTGAAACAATTAGATGGAATTTTGAGATAATTTTACAGTTAAATGTGATCACTTTTAGAAACAAGTTATCATAAGTTGTAATACTAGCTGAACCATTATATTACAATTGACCATAAAATGATTATAAAATCACGTCTTTTTGATAAGATAGAAATGATCCgactgaaacaagaatttgtgattatacttagtcttgctgaagacgggtcggagcaagtgacggataatgccactcacaaaacgaatagggggggacaaggtgggggcaccccatgtgcttccctctatcctctatttgggtcatttgagagaaaaaatggtatccgtcactccaaagtgacggatacgtgtcgtcacaaatgagattttgggGTGATTATAAGGATTATGTTTTCCTTATAATAGTGTAGCATTGACAAGACTCAAAATATGGCATGTCAACAAATTGCTGGCTTTGGTGCAAGATGGTACGGAGTACTAGTATATTTTTGTTATTTGCATTTAACATAGAATCTCTACCAAATAAAGTTGAAAGATTTACAACATTttgaatgatgatgatgaaggcCTAACCAAAACGTGGGCCTCTCCATTTGAGAAAAGATGGATTTATTTCAAGTTCGATGAATCATTTTTGCTCAAATTGTTACATTGAGCTGTCTTATGAATAAAATTAGTCCAATAATATGTCCAAATATATATAGTAGGAACTAATAAAATTTTAGTTTTATTTTGAAAACTTGACATTTTAAAATAATAACCGAAATACTTAAATAGGTTGCTCATCATAAAGTTCTGAGTTGTCAAAATAAAAGTTAGGTTGCTCATCATAAAGTAGATCTGGTAAACCTGGTAAACGGGTTATTCGATTCGTTTTTGGATTGAGGTGAATCGGTTTATGTTTTAGTGGGGTTAATGTTAGTTTCGGTTTCAGTTTGATTTCAATCAGGTTCATTTCGGTTAGCCACTTTTATCAGTCTGTGTTATTTAGAGTTAGGTAAGGTTCAGGCCGAGATCAGTTAGAACATGTATTGCATTATtagaaaaaaaaacacataactCACCTTCAACCTGCCACCAAGACTACCCCTCCCATGGCCACCCACCGCCCTCAGCCTTGGCCCTTGGCCACCGTCGGCCACCCCCTTCGCCTTCCCATCAACTTATGACCTCTGTGGGCCATCGCCCCCCTTTACGACCATCCACCACACCCACCCCTTCCCTTACCACTGCCACACAACCCCCTCTTATCCGTGCGCCTCACCCTACGACCACCACACCCACAAATGCCATCGTCAACTCTCACCCAT from Silene latifolia isolate original U9 population chromosome 3, ASM4854445v1, whole genome shotgun sequence harbors:
- the LOC141648011 gene encoding protein NRT1/ PTR FAMILY 1.2-like isoform X1; protein product: METNEEDPKMNLHTQDHKQQDNHSPSNSTNNNTKKGGFITIPFIIANESFEKVASYGLIPNMIIYLMKDYKMSVTKAQNLLYFWNAALNFLPIVGAFVADSYLGRFLTIGIGSIITLLGMIIMWMTTVLPKIKPPPCNPLVPNNTCQSPTAGQYAFLILAFILMSIGAGGIRPCSQAFGADQVHQRENSKNKRVLETFFNWYYACTCLSVVIALTVVVYIQDHFGWRIGFGVPVILMFLSAVSFFVASRWYLTMKVQRSLFTSLTQVIVAAYKNRKTSLSIQGSNVQYYQTKDMISSNPSDKLRFLNKACIIQDPDDITPEGLPRNAWRLCTVDDVEGLKSLLRVLPVWSSTVMMSVTVSVGSFPVLLAMTMDRHLGSKFEIPAASFSTFLVVVIVVWIPIYDRVLLPTTSKICGRPVRLNVKLRMGIGLFCSFMSMVAAGTVESIRRQKAIVAGFENNPMGVIQMSAMWTIPQYIFGGLAEAFNGIGQTEFYYSELPKNMSSIATCLNGVGMAFGSLIASLILNVVNGITKKQGKEGWIASNVNQGHYDYYYWLLAILSFLNLFYYMYCSWAYGPLIEQRKKVVPRETKEEELAMLRNTSRHEKGELQDNFKVLK
- the LOC141648011 gene encoding protein NRT1/ PTR FAMILY 1.2-like isoform X2, with the protein product MSLMQGMIIMWMTTVLPKIKPPPCNPLVPNNTCQSPTAGQYAFLILAFILMSIGAGGIRPCSQAFGADQVHQRENSKNKRVLETFFNWYYACTCLSVVIALTVVVYIQDHFGWRIGFGVPVILMFLSAVSFFVASRWYLTMKVQRSLFTSLTQVIVAAYKNRKTSLSIQGSNVQYYQTKDMISSNPSDKLRFLNKACIIQDPDDITPEGLPRNAWRLCTVDDVEGLKSLLRVLPVWSSTVMMSVTVSVGSFPVLLAMTMDRHLGSKFEIPAASFSTFLVVVIVVWIPIYDRVLLPTTSKICGRPVRLNVKLRMGIGLFCSFMSMVAAGTVESIRRQKAIVAGFENNPMGVIQMSAMWTIPQYIFGGLAEAFNGIGQTEFYYSELPKNMSSIATCLNGVGMAFGSLIASLILNVVNGITKKQGKEGWIASNVNQGHYDYYYWLLAILSFLNLFYYMYCSWAYGPLIEQRKKVVPRETKEEELAMLRNTSRHEKGELQDNFKVLK